CTTAGGTTCTATATCCTGATGATGCGCCTCTATCGCGTGGCAAATATTTTCGGGTTCATTGTATTTACGCGCGAGATCCGAGCCTATTTTCGCGTGAGTACCTTCGACTTCGTGGCTTACGGCTTTACCAAGGTCATGAAGCAGCCCTATCCTTTTGGCCAGAGTAAAATCGAGCTTCAACTCATTTGCCATTACGCCCATAAGATACGCGACTTCTTTGGAGTGCTGCAGCACATTTTGGCCGTAACTGGTCCTGTATCTTAGCCTTCCTAAAAGCTTCACTATCTCCGGATGGAGGCCGTGTAATCCGGCATCGAAGAGAGCTTTCTCTCCTTCTTCTGCCATCGATTTCTCCATCTCTTTCTTGGTTTTCTCTACGACTTCCTCGATCCTTCCGGGGTGAATACGCCCATCTTCAAGCAATTTTTCTAAGGAGAGTTTGGCTATCTCGCGCTTTACAGGATCAAACCCTGACAGTATCACCGCTCCCGGAGTATCATCGATAATAACGTCTACCCCGGTCGCTATTTCAAGGGCGCGTATATTCCTGCCTTCACGCCCGATTATTCTGCCCTTCATCTCATCGCTCGGCAGATTTACAACGCTTACCGTCGTCTCGACCGTATGCTCTACCGCGCATTTTTGTATAGCCAGACCCACTATCTTTCGCGCTTCCTTATCGGCTTTCTCCTTCGCTTCTTCCTCGACGCGTTTGATCATTATCGCGGCTTCCTGCTTGACATCGTCTTCGAGCCGCCTTAATAATACCTGACGCGCCTCATCCTTCGTCATCCCAGAAACTTTCTGCAGCTTATCCTTTTCCTCCTGGATCATGGCTTCAAGCGTCTTCTCTTTCGTCTGCATATGCTTCTCTTTT
This sequence is a window from Candidatus Omnitrophota bacterium. Protein-coding genes within it:
- the rny gene encoding ribonuclease Y, whose protein sequence is MHQDTLLTTIGLAGIGAVIFFMLGYFIRKRYATKKLKNAEERAKKTLESAANESDKIRRQAELESKDLLLKLRTEFEHESRTRRQELNVLEKRLNQKEENMDRKADIIDRKDKDLDRRDSTLVEKEKHMQTKEKTLEAMIQEEKDKLQKVSGMTKDEARQVLLRRLEDDVKQEAAIMIKRVEEEAKEKADKEARKIVGLAIQKCAVEHTVETTVSVVNLPSDEMKGRIIGREGRNIRALEIATGVDVIIDDTPGAVILSGFDPVKREIAKLSLEKLLEDGRIHPGRIEEVVEKTKKEMEKSMAEEGEKALFDAGLHGLHPEIVKLLGRLRYRTSYGQNVLQHSKEVAYLMGVMANELKLDFTLAKRIGLLHDLGKAVSHEVEGTHAKIGSDLARKYNEPENICHAIEAHHQDIEPKTLLAVLAQAADAISAARPGARRETLETYVKRLEKLESIADSFKGVEKAYAIQAGREVRVIVQPDKITDAQAAVMARDITKKIEEGLEFPGQIKVTVIRETRAVEYAK